Genomic window (Rhododendron vialii isolate Sample 1 chromosome 4a, ASM3025357v1):
TATTCTTGGACTGTTATAATAGTTTGGAATATTACTAACAATCCAAACAAGCCTTGTAATGAATACTTCTCCTATTGACAAACTTCCGTAGAGACTAGAGGGCAAGTTAGCTACTTTGAAAATCGAGAAATTTCTGGCTTCCAAAGCTCGTTGAGTCCGCTAAGAGCAGACTTGAGTCACACCAAGTGGTGTACATCTCAAAACAATACAATTCTGAAGGCTCAATTATACTGTTGAAAGTATATCAGAAAGTTTTTCAATTGGAAGTCTATGCTAGAAGAAGAGCATGTTGAGCTTGTAACGTTTTTTTTCTACATTCCGAACCACATTCACAGGGTCACCATTAAACAGCTAGCtcatgagaaaaacaaaaagaatgagAATGGGATTCCTGTGCTCTTGATCCCACCGGAGCTTCTGTCGCTAGAGAGAAGGAAGCCACAGTTCTCGCAGGCAAACTTCCCATTTGCAAACAGCTACGAGGCCACCTTGCTTGCTTACGTCTTGTGAAAGGGGTCCAAGCTCCAAATCATCATATTCCATTCAGTCCGGATTAGATTAGGAGGAACTCTAACATCACACAATGACTTTGATACATGGGTGTCCAGATTATATTACAAGCACCTTGATTCTGAAATCTTGAAGTCAACGACTAAACGGATCTCGAGGGACCTCGACCCAACATAACTTTTTggatgtcatttttttggggagacTAATGTAACGACTGTCTCAAATTAAACAATTGTGAAAacatatgaatttttgaaaagtcGGTGCAAATTTCTcagcatctttttttttttttgtgtgtgtgtgtgtgaatgtgagATCTTTCATTAGCTAACAAAAAGATTTTAGTATGACCGTTATGGGGTTACCCATTTTCCACTCACAAATTAAAAGCATTTAAAATGCCCATATTAACTCATATAAGAACCATTTCTTTAGGAGTTGCATAGGAGAATCTCAACAGATTAATTCTATTCACAtcttcaatttctctctctctctctctctctctctctctctctctctctctctctctctctctctctctctctctctctctctctcatcacacaCACTTATTAATCTAGATTAATAGCAATATAGCATCATCACATGATTTGATTATTCAGATTTGTTGGTCACGAAAAATTTCAATCCAAAGGCAACCCATTTGATAAAAACTTGTCCTGCATGGTTTATCATTGTTTAGATCACTGATTTTTCTCAATTGGTTCATTACTGTTGAATTTCTACAATCCAATAAGAGAAATAATATTTCCCTTCGGTCTTGGCGTATCGGCCGTAGCCGGATGCCGCAGTTCAAGATACTGCTTTATCGTTTAAAATCCTACGATATGCAAATTTTAGAGTGCATTTATAAAGTCGGATAGATACGGAAACTTGTGAAATGCTTTTTGGATTAACCTTTTGATATTGATATGGGCAGGCATTTCGGCTGAGGAAATTATTCGTTGGAGATgctgggaaaaagaaaagagaagctgAATTTGGGAAAAGGCCTTATTGGATGGTGCCAGTGAGCCATGGGTATCATGTTGTCGAGGATCGGTCATTCACAGGTGAGTCGAATGGTGAGTCCAACTCGGTCCCCGTCTCTGTTGTGGCACAGAGAGAGCAAATTGGAGAACTTGAAGTGTGGTTTTTTGGAGTTTTCAATGCAAGAATGGGAGACTGTGTTGCAAAGAGCATGCAGTCACATCTGTTTGATAAAAAGCCCAAAGAGGTAAGAAGAAAAAGGCTTccctttaaatatttttactaGGGCTAGTATACGAGCCAAACAGGCCGAGCAGTGAGGAATTAACGAGTTTTAAAAGATTTAGTAAAGCTCAACTCGTTTGTTATCTAAATAGCTTTAATGAAGTCGGCCACGAGCCAATTTTGACTAGCTTGTTCATGAAAGCTTAAAGGGTTTAAAAAAACATTCAAGTTTGAGTTGTTCATATAACAAACCGATGTTAATGGAATGGACTTTGAACAAGCTGAACGCGAGCTCAAACTGTAAGTGAGGCTTATTACATGAATCTCTGAGGTTTATAAGTAGATTTAGGGTGACGACGCCGACGAGCCGCCTGGCCTAATAGTTGAGCCACCTCTGAATAATTAAGGTACATCAACATTTGGAGTCCGAGAAGGATTGGGGCCTTGTAGTGAACAAAGTCACTACAGGATTGTAGTAAGCATCTCAGTAGTTTATCTAAacaattaatggtccggatctTAACCAAACTCTTTCAGGAACAGTTTTTTTAATCCGGACTATTgcaaacacttttggacggctggaATTGATCACTTCAACCTCAACCCTGTAGTAACTTTGCTAGCTACAGTGTCCCCGGATCTGTCCAGGACATAGTTGAATAAACTACTGTTTGTATGGTTTTCCAGTCTCACTTGAAGAGGAAGAGCAAAGAGGCAATGAGAAAGGCATATGTGGGTGCAAGAGGGAAGATGAAAGAGAAAGCAGAggagaaggggaaggggaaggagaaagggaaagtgggtggtggtggttcaGCATCTGCCATTGTCATCAATGGAGAGAAGGTTGTGATGGCTAACATGGGTGGATACAGAGCTGTTGTGTGCAGAGATGGTGAGGCTCATCAGATCAATAGGACAAGGCAAAATCAAGGGACCCCCAGAAGACATTGGTCTAGAAAACTCATTCCAGGTAGTTTTTACTTCATCAATCATATCAGTTTGCACTTTCTTTTAGTAAGTTCCAATGATGTCCCTTCATTGTATTGATCACTTTATAACGAGATAAGACATATTAGGAAAAGAATCTAGGAACACACCTTATGCACACCAGTCTAGACTCATCTATGTTCGGAACTGTTGGATATATGTGAACCCACACGCATCAAACAGCGTCGAACATAGTTGTGTTTAAAGGTCGTGTACGTGCCATTGCACTATTCGAAACTAGGGAATGAGAGAACAACATGCCTGCTTTGTTCCATATACAAGGCCCATTTAAGACCCAAGAAAGTGTTCTAAATCGTTCATTCTGGTGGACTTGTTGAGTAGGTAATGCCCACAAACCGCAGTAAATCACATTGATTCGGTATCAATAGCCACATGAATAAGAAAATGGTGTTCGCTCATTGAGGTACCGATGTTTaatcaacttgattttgtgCATACACAGACAACTGAACGAGATAATAAGATAACAGTGATCAATTTAAAATGCATCTCCTATAAAGAGCGCAGCGGGTCTAGCAGGCCCCAGGTACTAATGAAAGATGTGCGTTGTAATACTAATGAAAGGTGACAAAGTTCCTTGAAAGAACATTTCACATTTGTAGGCAGCCTTGCCCTgcttagttttcttttcttttctttatttatttattttttcctttttcggtTGGTAAAAGACTGATTTCCATTGCTTCTAATTGAAAACAAGTTCAAATGTATCAAGATCTCAATGTTTCGATGGGCCAACTATTTCAGGTGTAATACGGATGCCCAAAGCGCGTATACTCGTGCGCGAATCCGGTGCTGAAGTGGGGACTGATAAGGCAAACCCTAAATGCTCAGCAGAAATTGTGGTTGGAGATGAAAGAATAGACTCCAATACTGAGTTTGTCATCTTGGCTAGTACTGGCATCTGGGAGGTATACATTCCATTTTTCTTGACCGTTTTCTTTCTATATCACACTAAGATGCACGCACTTGTCTGGGATAGGGGATACTGAAACATTCGTGGACACTCCCTACATGTGTTGGACACATCTCAGATATGCATCTTATTTATAAAACTGACAAGTTGAGGACACGTTAAGGCGGTCTCATAAGAAGACCAAATTAACGAGAAAATTGAGAGGGGATCGATCAAAATGATCGCGATGCTGTATGTTTAGTTCCCGTGTCATAATATGCACATAGAGGATCCGCCAGAGAGGCTTTAACTAGAATGAGCAAAAGCAATATTTCCTGTTTGGTCATTCGCTTTGAGTGATTACACAGTTGTGTTATCTTTCTTAGGTGCTAGAGATACCCCTTCCTTTTGAGAATTTGGATATTTGGGAATTTCTTGaataaataattatttcaaCAGGGTCTTTTCCCATGCACCAAAACAAAGGTAAGTGAGGATGTTTTTCTGGAAAGAAAACTTACCTCATGGACCCAGATGACATACTCAGTTTGAATGACAATAATGAGAATGTGATGTCATATTTCCTTGATTCCTACGTTCGAACTGCCTAGAATGAGAATCTAATTCCCAACGACATATTCAACCACAAAAACACATTCCCAAACTAAGAGTTTGATCCCTCCCATACCCCATGAAAATTATCCTAGATTTCTagctcaatcaataaaaaaggaaatgtttaagagtaattttcaaaataattgattCATAGATGAGACTactaaattaacaaaaacatcGAAATAGAATTACTTTAGGTATGGAATTACTAGGGATCAATTAGATTCATAGTAATCAAACTCGTATTCCTACCAAAAGATCATGGGCAATTAAACATAGCGTaactgtattaaaaaaaaaaaaaaaactgtttagcTTATCATCCTTGATCTATCTTTTAACAAACACATTAAATagttttgcttgttttttccTTCATTCTTTTACTACACTTTCCATCGTATTTTTTCCCCGACACAAAAGAGGGAAGCAAAGTTTCTCATTAATACAAAACTGAAGTACTCGTCACAGCAACCAATCTTTAACAATATAAACATTTCCCTAAACTTGAGATGAACAATCTCTTTCTTGTTTTATGAGTTTAAAAGATATCATAACAGCAAGAATCGACGATGAGGAAGAACTTCTCGAAAATCTCCAGAACGAACTTCAGCTTATGCCCGTGGATGTAATCCTTTGTCTAACAATCATGCAACTTAAGAATATAGCTGACTTGCTGATTTTCTTTCCTAGAGTAAGGCCTTCATATATTGGATTCGTTCGGATTTGTTCTTACTCACATAGTATAAGTCGTTTATTTCCTCTTTCCCGTGCCAATGGTGAGCAGCTCAAAGCTCCGAAGAGGATCGTCACGGCCGCCTCTTGTGGCAGCAGCACGGGTGAAAGATGCTGATTTGGACTCAAGACCCGGTTGGACCATGCGACCACTGCCTGATCCCAATCGGCTATGTCGGTTCTCACTGACTTCAACAGATGAGCTTGGTCGGCTGCCAGACATGACGAGAGGTGCGACTTCTTTCAGAGTCAGGTTGCTGAAAAGTAACACAAGCAAAGGGCAATAAAGAGAGTTACAACGAGTTGAGGGGTTCGCAAAAACTCAAAGTTCTACAGGAAGTGAAAGGCATTAAAATTGATTCTTGTCTGAATGAGCTTTCAAGCAAGTTTAAAACTGTTTTTAGCTCAAATGCATAAGCAGAAGTTTTGTGGATAGACACACCAAACAAAACTTCACTTCCACGGCGTCGGTTTCTAATCACCCCCTCAAAAGCTACCACAAACACCCAATTTGCAAATCCCACAATTCAAGGACACTGTTGGAGTAAGACAAAACTTTCAGGTTGGCAAAATAGGATTCTTTATAGCATATACAAAAGCATCACACTGATCTTTTCCCAGAGTCAAAGTTGTTTTTCCCTGAAGCAAAACTTGTTCCAAACAATGAAACAAGTTGCACAGTTTCTCAAGGGCCATAATGGAGAAGTTGTGCCTGGGAAGTTTTCAGAAACAACCACGGGGATGACTGATAATCCCAACAACTTGGATTAGAAATCATGAACTCATCCCATGGGATATAACCACTCAAATGGAGCATTATCGATGAAATGAGAAATTAATGAACCTACAATCAGGATCCACCCATCCAGGTTTAAAATTAAGAGCATGAGCAAAAACAttttaaataaccaaatttcatcaTTCTGACTAACCACGTACATCCTCCGAAGATCTTTGTCTGGAATAATCGCTGTGCCTGGACCATGCAAACCACCACCTGTTGTACCATTCCTTCTGGCAAATGCCTCCACTGCACCTGAGAATTTATCTCGAACCTCTTGTCTCACTACATGAAAATGCACATCAAGAATCAACCTAAGTTTCTTTCCATTCAAAATGGACTGCAGTTCCAAATCACTCTATTTTAAAACCATACAAGGAAAACACAAAAATTCACAGGCAGTTTAATTGAGGGCACGCAAATTCCAGAACTCAGATGACAGAAGGATCTTAAATTAGAATGAGATTAGGTTAATTGTTGATGACTAACAACTACATTTGCTACACAATTGAAAACTTGCTGAAGAAAGAAACATACCCGGGGTCCTTTCAGCTCTTTCTGCAGGTGGCCCTGGGTTTAAGGGTAACTTCCCAACGGGCTGCCGAAAAGGGAGTAAACAAGTCAAGGAACATTGACAAAGACAACCTCAACTACTTGCCAGTAATTCTGAGAAGTGAGAAGTAACCCGTGCCCTAGAACTGGAACCAACTTGTGGATACTTCAAAATAGTCCAGTCAAATACGTAGTCAAACTGAGAGCCTGCAGGAATCAAATTAGAAAAGACACCTCTCAAGATTGAAGGCAGTATCATCATCAGTGAGACTGTTAGATGTCACAAGTGGGTGGGAAAGGTCATAGAAATGGAATAATTAACTCAAGGAAAGGAGTTCAGAAGTACACTTTACCTTCTCGAATAAATAGGTCACGGAAAAGCCTCTTCGGGTAGGAGTAATCTGGTTTGTCGTCAAATCACAATGATCGACAGTAGTGAAAGTATGATATGAATTCGGATGGATATGATTTGCAAAGCACCTGAAAATAACAAGTCAGAAATTAGAATTTCATGTGGTTAAACAAAAGGAGAAGCCCGAACTAAGACACCATACACAAGACCCAACACCACCCAGTAACTGTCCTTTCATGAACCAATGCCATCTAGGAACTACTTCTAAGCAGTGGTGCTCAAAGGAAAATGTGGTACTACCTCTATGGGAGTAACATCTTTTCACTAATTCTGTCATATTTCTGCTTTTTAGTGCCAGCTTTCAAACCTTGCCAAGGAAGGCTAAGACAGCAATCATACGAACCAGGTTAGAAAAGTAGAAACGctaagaaaataaacaaactaaAGGGTTTCCATCAAATGTTCCACCTTCCCCGCAGAAAATACATAAGCACGTAACCAAGAGATTCCAGATCATCCCTTCTGCTCTGCTCTGCAAGTAATAATGCAGAtttaaaactaggaaaaatgaaaacttgaaaaaaatggacatGTTTTCTGAATAGCTGCAACAAATTAGCCTTACTCGCCAACTCCAAGGTGAGTGTTAACGCTCGCATAACGAGCGGTGCCTGTGAGATTTTTGTTTTCCCTATAAGAGGAGATTCGATAAGTATACATGACAACTTTCCAAAAGGCGGAGAATTGACGAAGGAGGAAAAAGTTTCACAGTTACAATCATGTAACAAGTTCATCAATACGCCAAAATAATCTAAGTAGTTAAACAGTAAATGGTCGCTGATGCTAGGATGAAAAGTCTCAGTCACACTAATGTAAGCAAGCTCATGAATAGGCCAAACCAATGTGTGAGAAAAGGGTAAATGGTTGATGATGCCAAGAAGAAAGTTACAGTATCGGAACTTTGTCAGCTAACCAACTCAAAGACCAGGAACCAAAGTAATTAGCTATCTTAACTCTAAAATTGTAAATCCTTATGAAACCATCTTCACATATTCCCAGGCATCATAGACAATGAAATCTTTAATCTGGATCCATTACTTTCAGCCATGCACAAATGGATATATCTCTCGCAAACTATTGGGCAATACCAATAACTCAAGGGCATTCACGAGTGCCACTTACTGTGAGATAATTGTGTAAAAGGTTTTAAGATAGTTTGAAAGCCCATGTATATTAACTTTCCCGAAACAAAACACCTGCAGACTTGCACAATAAATCCTCCCAACTTCCCCCACACTCCCCAGTCTACTACACAAAGCAATGAAAAGGAAAACTCTATGGCAAGCTTACAATTAAAATAACTTTGAAAAGGAGCTCAAGAGCTGAGAGCTAGATGGTTAAAATGAAAAGTAGAAACCATTTTATCATATCCTCGAAACATAAAGAAGGTACCTCAGTTACCTGTATGGTATGTGCTTATGTGTTTGAAGATCTCTAAACTTCTTTGCAAGCCCATAGTCAATAACATAGACCTGTAGAATGCAAAGTCCATAGTCAAACAGCATATACCTGTAGGGTTGAAAAAAaggagcaaaaacaaaaaccgacACAAGAAAAAAAGTTAAAGCAATTAAGAACTAATCCCataaaccagagagagagagagagcgcaaaaaaataactaaaaagtTGAGAAGTACAGAActgaaaatggtacaatagaaTAATAAGGTAGATAAGGCCATAGGGCTTTGAACGTCCTTGAATCCCCAGTAACTAATTCGATATGAAATAGGCCATATATAGTAGCCACTACCATGTATTGTATTTTATGCTTGTACGACAACAGAAGTCAAATTGGGTACATATTTATCATTTGTGTCTAGTTTTTCCATTGAAACATTGTATTATAACTCGTATGGAGTATGTCTCGCAATATGAGAGTGCAATACAAACCGACTGGACAAGAAATTGCATGGTTTTTTGTTCTCATATGTCAAAAAAGTTGGCCAGAACTCAGAATGAAAACCTTATAGCAGAACTAAAATTGCCAAAAGAATGGACTAATGAAATCATGTGAATGCAAATGCAGCAACAGGCaactataaacataaaaaagcATTGCATAGAACATACCTGATTTGCTTTGCGCCCTAAACCCATTAGAAAGTTGTCAGGCTTTATATCACGGTGAAGAAAACCTCTTGAGTGCATATATTCCCCGTGGAGAGAATGAGAAAAGGCATAACTCATAAGTAGAGAAGCGACAACCAGTAGTCAAAGTTCAATCAACACTCAGAACAACTAGAGTACTTACTAACAGATCGGCAAGcattaaaactgtttttaaagtGAACTTCCGATTACAATAGTTGAATAAATCTTCAAGGCTTGGTCCAAGAAGGTCAATAACCATTGCATTGTATTCACCTTCAACTCCAAACCATTTAAGATGGGGAATACCAGCTTCACAAAAGAATTAAGAGATCGGCACATCACTTCGGATCAACGGAATAAGAAATTACTTGCAATCATAAAAGGGAATGAACCAAAGAGAAAACTCACTTCCGCCCTGAAGAAGCATGTACAATTTCGACTCATATTGCAGCTGAGGGTGTTTAGTCTTCACTgattcctgcaaaaaaaaaatgcaatcatCATGATAAAGTCAGAACATCAGAGAAGGGTCAGAAGAAACTTTATGGGCTCATTTTATGGAGAAACAACTTACAAGAGGAAATTAACAACAGTCAGTAGAAACAATTATAAAGGCGCTTAAGTTTTGCATACCAAATTCTTGTTAGAAGAAAATATTCAGTTTTGTACTAAAATTTCAGCCAAACAAACCGATTGAGGCTTGTAGTTACAAGGACCCAATGGCaagcaataaaaagaaatacaCTGGGGTAATGCAATTGACAACACGAGGAAGATGATATAGTAACATGAGAAAATAAGGTAGAAAGGGTCTGTCCATCCATACATGCAACTCTAAACTTAATTGATAAGTTTGTTTTCACAAAACACTACGCAATAGTTAAATTCAAAATACAGAAAGTACTTTGGGAAACCATTTTCCAGTTACTTGAAATGACTCCAGTTTGTTTGGAGTGCAATTCTAGATATCCCAATAACGAAATCCATAAGTAAACTATCAAATTTATAACCGAGCTATACTTATCAGCAAAGGTAAAATCCCTTCATTTGAAATCCACATATGTCCAAACGGAGAACAAGTGAATTGGCATAAACACAATCGAAGTTCCATCACAAAAACAAGATAATCAACCAAATTTCATGTTTAAAGTACCTACTAAAACAACCATTGTAGGAAGAACCAAGTTCCAATGCCCAACTAAAGAATCAATCCAAAAAAAGAGTCCCAAGTAACTTTCTAAAAACATTTGCAGATGCACTAAATAATAAGTATCCAACACAACATTCAATCACTCTCATTAGCAAAAACACATGCATACCAGATTCACAGCAACTTCCTCTCCAGTTTGTACATTCACTCCTGAAACACATTCCAAAATCTTCAATAAAACATCACAACTGATGAAACAAAGGTGAATGCCACTAGAATTTCATATACCCAAATACAGCTCGCCGAAAGATCCGCTCCCAATCTTCCGCCCGAGCTTGAACTTCCCACCAATCACATGATCCATATTTTGATCCCCAATCGAAATCACCTCTTTCTAAATAACCTAATATTGCAATATCTCCCTTCTTTTCAACCTCAATACTATgccaaaaccaaacccaaaaaaatctaaacttTTCCCCAATCACGTGACTCAAAATTTGATCCCGATTGAGATTGCAAAAACGTTcctcaaacaagaaaaaaaaaaccttaatacTTCAACACCTCTTCTCTTCAATCCAAtccaaaaccacacaaaatccCCAATCAAGATCACGTTCGTTGACAAAAACCCCAATAGTCCAATCTATCTTtcccttcaaacctcaatacaatCCACAATCCAAAGCCACGCTACACCAGTTTAATTATTTAACTTATAAAAGTCTTTGTGGTGTACAGTAATTGTATTCTTGCTATTGTATGTATGCATCCGGCTTTGGACTGCATGGAACTGTTTGTGACCATAAaagtagtacttttttttaatggatTAGATCTTTAATAGATTTTTATTGCTAAGAAAAGTATCTTATTGCTAGGATTTTTTTTACGAATCTGAATTATCTCAGTCGAACGAAAGGGCTGAGATATGTTTGACTGCTGAGAAGTTGGATGCTATTGGTATCATTCTTGTAAGAGTGTGCTAATGGTATCTCATTTACGGTTTAGTATTAGGTTTTGTAATAAGTATTAattctttctaaaaaattacaACCTAATAGTAACAAAATATTTGAACAACTCAGATTATACAATATGTGGTAACATATTTGGGAATATACATTTCGTAATGAGTACTATTAGTTCTGGTTGTTTGATCACCTTAAAAAGAAAACGACTAGGCCAAATATCGAATCTCACGACGATAATTAGaatcattcaacaaaaaaaagtatgacCAATTAGTACTACTTAATAGTGAGTGTCGGCCGACGACCGAAGAATAACTCTTAAAACAAGAGTTGTTTTGCCTAAACAATTCATGGGGAGACCATTTCAAGTTTCAATCATCCCACAAATGGAGACTATACCAATtcatgattgaaaaataaaccgaGCCTGGCACATTTGGAACGTTGCTTTCGTGAGCTTACCAAAATGGATAGTTGGTGACCCAAATGACCCCTACAAAACATTGCCAAGCAGAGGCTGTTACCCAATTCAAACAATCTTGTTTTCTAAAGTTATGGCAAGGCACCTCGTGTAACCCAGcctaaaattgattaatcattTAATCTGtgcttatttttcttaatttctttggaACTTTTAAGCCTTTGAACTGTGGCTGGCACCTGTGGCTAGATGTCGGGTGTGTGTCACGTGCTATTACATGATGCTGAGAGTTGAAACTACAACAAAACATGGGCCAACTTGTCCAGTACTAATGATCAAATTGTCCAACCATCTTTAGCTACATAATCAATTCTATATCCAGCACAAATCCTCCGTATGCAGACATctcataacaaaaaatttcaccGTACGTGAGCCTGATCACGACTCACCAGTGTATGTAAATGTGAACATAGTTTGGCGCAAAGTTTTTCCCAACCGTATCCAAACCTGTAACTTTTTTTCATGCAAtgtattttttctataaatTGAAGATCAAAGTATACAGCATACTTGAAGACTAAAAGAGGATGGAAAAATAATGCAAGGAGGGGAGAGAACCCTTTCACTAAAAAACTctccaaaaactattttttgaaaaccaaaaccactCATTGTTTGACACAACACCAAATTCGGGGGATATTATTCAGGAAATTGAAAAATGCTTTGCGAATAATGAGATCTTTTCAAACTAATCCCGTGTCAAACAAGTTTTGAAACCGCTGACCACACAAGTTTTCTATGATTTTCGCTAAATGAAAACCTAAAagaaaaactgaaccaaaaggAGTTCCttgaccaaaaaagaaagaaacaaacaattaaTTCTTAGCCTAGAAAAATTCTCTGCATAACATCttcaagcaaacacaaacaggTCAAGTGGATCTCAATTCTCGAGTTAAACATTACAAACATAGAagtgaggggaaaaaaatgacaTCCCAAAGTGTCGTGAACAAAGCACCCCCCGGCCTGTAAACACGGAATTTGTAAGGTTTTTACACCATTTGAAGACATCTCCTAATCGTCTTCTCTTTCAGGGGGAGGACCGCATGGCAAAAGCATTTTCTGCACAGATTATAAGAACAATCACAGAAAACATTAGATGCTTTACAAAATCAAGAC
Coding sequences:
- the LOC131322783 gene encoding putative protein phosphatase 2C-like protein 44; this encodes MTTSWLTMGHISLPDFVIKNCKVRVDLDKHASLFQAFRLRKLFVGDAGKKKREAEFGKRPYWMVPVSHGYHVVEDRSFTGESNGESNSVPVSVVAQREQIGELEVWFFGVFNARMGDCVAKSMQSHLFDKKPKESHLKRKSKEAMRKAYVGARGKMKEKAEEKGKGKEKGKVGGGGSASAIVINGEKVVMANMGGYRAVVCRDGEAHQINRTRQNQGTPRRHWSRKLIPGVIRMPKARILVRESGAEVGTDKANPKCSAEIVVGDERIDSNTEFVILASTGIWEVYIPFFLTVFFLYHTKMHALVWDRGY